A single region of the Drosophila miranda strain MSH22 chromosome 2, D.miranda_PacBio2.1, whole genome shotgun sequence genome encodes:
- the LOC108156821 gene encoding diacylglycerol kinase theta isoform X1 — MADGGHSFVKKTFHKPTYCHHCSDLLWGLIQQGYICEVCNFIIHERCVTNVVTPCSGIAPCIIKNPVAHCWSEPTHHKRKFCTVCRKRLDETPAVHCLVCEYFAHIECQDFAVPDCTENATYVPGKELLNVKHQHHWREGNLPSTSKCAYCKKTCWSSECLTGYRCEWCGMTTHAGCRMYLPTECNFGILQPIYLPPHSVSIPRTEVPIEAIIGVQVKSKTTLVRDYSCPSPDLSAGSGPGSGTGSGTVPGVVCLRELLELHRQRLEQSKQHFLLSSPPTPTSCGSISLCHSPTPSLTVGETSTELEPDQDRPDDDQEEDEDEDYVATEADSALQLTTSTSNVLGPLQKSPSTNSSLHLLYTSIFRKLGPGRRRRKRGGGISQSEEDDEEDEDEVDGGVCDISGGDISDDYDHCDVSLRRRERAARRQPREVSETDYHGDVEMETAPRESCYETSDTGGELTNTDALDSSMNLISNLSYNSSNSNTSHASRTAHPPTVAVTGTAAAPANATATANSPNPKTGAALAAKPKPKTILSVSKHKHKVGGKGGSLSSPNSSDCSSASPSAPASGSLTHTLLQLSPVGRSKSFQEPGVSVSRYKKYGRGLFRRRSKRSPKNTAGGGVAGGGGGVKSNYSLDRLSQNIEITIQDEDGNYMPYDDNYHMLARRSGGHDATDVDDDVCFDDLYLDDRPGGQSDDLAAFAGDISDGGASSRSRASDASDGHVLGRLLRHVRGLSVGWRKPRYQKRRARSISEEFSSGDTPRFKDEESASKTESGHGPSSGGGGERGGASGSGGGGGGSSTAGGSAAPSGGGGGGGGSSGHYSRPDSAGHKSDAKSEAKMERDREKKEKEREEKDIEMIKVFDGNNSFRRQQYRVIIVQRTYTLEQLLTTALRAFHITRDPQAFYLTDMYAPAGMEDTPMLDPTPVLSLVHLEGKRPAIYVRFHDKEKGHVRVYPGKLQCALEDPYVSVPVDNNTVIKDLIRDALDKFGLQDNQIQDYRCSEVLLDRGVTERILSWNERPWDIMKQLGKDSIRQMELMRFYMQHKQDPHGPNIALFVGNLPTGLSQRNYEQILNKYVTDENKFISIGPIYYEYGSVVLTFEDAQKAVRAFYNLRETIIEDKKLLVLLLPNIEPSMVPSDVRPLLVFVNVKSGGCQGLELISSFRKLLNPYQVFDLDNGGPLPGLYVFRQITNYKILVCGGDGTIGWVLQCLDNVGQDSECSSPPCAIVPLGTGNDLARVLCWGSGYTGGEDPLNLLRDVIEAEEIRLDRWTVVFHPEDKPEEPAMKAPSQTTGKKKKAHQAHLSQSQSQQTNQHHQLPALTSSDISGGAQNEDNSQIFVMNNYFGIGIDADLCLDFHNAREENPNQFNSRLRNKGYYVKMGLRKIVGRKAVKDLHKELRLEVDGKVVELPPVDGIIILNILSWGSGANPWGPDKDDQFSTPNHYDGMLEVVGVTGVVHLGQIQSGIRTAMRIAQGGHIKIHLNTDMPVQVDGEPWIQSPGDVVVLKSALKATMLKKTKSKRRLTEPHISPAVLSLSVAQSQQAQAQQHQQQQQLQQQQQQQLLQLQQQQQQQQQAQQQQLPENGDKEAAGASSMVLPPSFGST, encoded by the exons ATGGCGGATGGTGGGCATTCATTCGTGAAGAAGACATTTCATAAGCCAACGTACTGTCATCACTGCTCGGATCTGCTCTGGGGCCTCATCCAGCAGGGCTACATATGCGAAG TTTGCAACTTTATCATACACGAACGATGTGTCACGAATGTGGTAACACCCTGTTCCGGCATTGCTCCATGCATTATAAAG AATCCCGTTGCCCATTGTTGGTCCGAGCCAACCCATCACAAGAGGAAATTCTGCACAGTTTGCCGTAAGCGATTGGATGAAACGCCAGCGGTGCATTGTCTAG TTTGCGAATATTTCGCGCATATTGAGTGCCAAGATTTTGCCGTGCCCGATTGCACAGAGAATGCCACCTATGTGCCCGGCAAGGAGCTGCTTAATGTGAAGCATCAA CACCACTGGCGAGAGGGCAATCTTCCATCAACGTCCAAATGCGCATACTGCAAGAAGACCTGTTGGTCATCGGAATGTCTCACTG GCTATCGCTGCGAGTGGTGTGGCATGACCACCCATGCCGGATGTCGCATGTACCTGCCAACCGAATGTAATTTTGGTATTCTACAACCTATCTACTTACCTCCGCATTCAGTCTCGATACCACGCACCGAGGTGCCCATCGAGGCGATCATCGGCGTCCAGGTCAAGTCGAAAACGACGCTCGTGCGTGACTATTCGTGTC CCAGTCCGGATCTCAGTGCTGGCTCGGGACCAGGTTCTGGAACGGGGTCTGGAACGGTGCCAGGTGTGGTTTGCCTCAGGGAGCTGCTCGAGCTTCATCGGCAGCGTCTTGAGCAATCGAAACAACATTTTCTCCTTTCATCACCGCCCACGCCCACATCCTGTGGCTCCATCTCGCTCTGCCACTCGCCCACACCCTCGCTGACAGTGGGAGAGACGAGCACCGAGCTGGAACCGGACCAGGACCGCCCCGACGACGATcaggaggaggatgaggaCGAAGACTACGTTGCAACGGAGGCGGACAGCGCCCTGCAGCTGACGACATCCACCTCGAACGTCCTGGGCCCGCTGCAAAAGTCGCCGTCGACCAACTCCTCGCTGCATCTGCTCTACACGAGCATCTTCCGGAAGCTGGGACCCGGCAGGAGGCGACGGAAGCGCGGCGGTGGTATTTCTCAAAGCGAGGAGGACGATGAGGAGGATGAAGACGAGGTGGATGGCGGTGTCTGTGATATAAGCGGTGGCGACATCAGCGACGACTACGATCACTGCGACGTGTCTCTGCGCCGGAGGGAAAGAGCCGCCCGCCGGCAGCCACGGGAAGTCAGCGAGACGGACTACCACGGCGATGTGGAGATGGAGACGGCGCCGCGGGAAAGCTGCTACGAGACCTCGGACACCGGGGGCGAGCTGACGAACACGGATGCGCTCGACTCCAGCATGAATCTGATCAGCAACCTTAGCTATAATAGTAGTAATAGTAACACCTCCCATGCCTCCAGAACTGCCCACCCACCTACAGTTGCTGTCACAGGCACCGCAGCTGCACCTGccaatgccactgccactgctaaTAGCCCAAATCCAAAGACTGGGGCCGCTCTGGCggccaagcccaagcccaagacCATACTCAGTGTCTCGAAGCACAAACACAAGGTGGGCGGAAAGGGCGGATCCCTGAGTTCGCCCAACTCCAGCGACTGCTCCTCGGCCTCGCCCTCAGCCCCGGCCAGCGGCTCCCTCACGCACACACTGCTCCAGCTCTCACCCGTGGGACGGAGCAAGTCCTTCCAGGAGCCAGGCGTCAGTGTGTCCCGCTACAAGAAGTACGGACGCGGTCTGTTCCGGCGGCGATCCAAGAGATCGCCCAAGAACACGGCTGGCGGTGGCGTGGCGGGTGGTGGCGGCGGTGTGAAGAGCAACTACAGCCTGGACAGGCTGTCGCAGAACATAGAGATCACCATCCAGGACGAGGATGGGAACTACATGCCGTATGACGACAACTACCACATGCTGGCGCGCCGCAGTGGTGGCCACGATGCTACTGATGTGGATGATGATGTATGCTTCGATGATCTCTACCTGGACGATCGGCCCGGCGGCCAGAGCGACGATCTGGCGGCCTTTGCCGGCGACATCAGCGATGGCGGTGCCAGCAGTCGATCGCGGGCCAGCGACGCCAGCGATGGCCATGTCCTGGGGCGACTCCTGCGGCACGTGCGTGGCCTCTCCGTCGGCTGGCGCAAGCCGCGCTACCAGAAGCGCAGAG CACGCAGTATATCCGAGGAGTTCAGCAGTGGCGATACGCCTCGCTTCAAGGATGAGGAGTCCGCCAGCAAGACCGAATCGGGCCATGGACCCAGCAGTGGAGGTGGAGGCGAAAGAGGaggtgccagtggcagtggaggCGGCGGAGGAGGCTCCAGCACTGCTGGTGGATCTGCGGCACCATcgggcggtggtggtggtggtggaggATCTTCCGGCCACTATAGTAGGCCCGATTCCGCCGGCCACAAGTCGGATGCCAAGTCAGAAGCCAAAATGGAAAGGGACCGCGAGAAGAAGGAAAAGGAGCGCGAGGAGAAGGATATAG AGATGATCAAGGTTTTCGATGGCAACAACTCATTCCGACGCCAACAGTACCGCGTGATCATCGTGCAGCGGACGTATACGCTGGAGCAGCTACTGACCACCGCGCTGCGGGCCTTCCACATCACTCGCGATCCGCAGGCCTTCTATCTGACCGATATGTATGCCCCCGCTGGCATGGAGGATACCCCGATGCTGGACCCAACACCAGTGCTGAGTCTTGTGCATTTGGAGGGCAAGCGACCGGCAATATACGTTCGGTTTCACGACAAGGAAAAGGGCCATGTGCGTGTGTATCCTGGGAAGCTGCAGTGTGCACTGGAGGATCCCTATGTCAGTGTTCCTGTAGATAATAACACAGTCATTAAGGATTTGATACGTGATGCGCTGGACAAGTTCGGGCTGCAGGATAACCAGATACAAGATTACAG ATGCTCGGAGGTGCTGCTCGATCGTGGCGTTACCGAACGCATCCTCTCGTGGAATGAGAGACCCTGGGATATTATGAAACAGCTGGGCAAGGACTCAATACGCCAAATGGAGCTGATGCGCTTCTACATGCAGCACAAGCAGGATCCCCATGGACCCAACATTGCCCTCTTCGTGGGCAATCTGCCCACAGGGCTCTCGCAGCGAAACTACGAGCAAATCCTCAACAAGTACGTCACCGATGAGAACAAGTTCATCAGCATTGGACCCATCTACTACGAGTATGGGTCTGTGGTCCTGACCTTTGAGGATGCCCAGAAGGCG GTTCGTGCCTTCTATAATCTCCGCGAGACGATCATCGAGGACAAGaagctgctggtgctgctcttGCCGAACATTGAGCCCAGCATGGTCCCCTCCGATGTGCGACCGCTGCTGGTTTTTGTCAACGTCAAGTCTGGTGGTTGCCAGGGCCTGGAGCTGATCTCGAGCTTCAGGAAGCTGCTGAATCCCTATCAGGTTTTCGATCTGGACAATGGAGGTCCTCTGCCAGG TTTGTATGTTTTTCGCCAAATAACCAACTACAAGATCCTGGTTTGTGGCGGTGACGGCACCATTGGATGGGTGCTGCAGTGTCTGGACAATGTTGGCCAGGACTCGGAATGCTCTAGCCCACCGTGCGCCATTGTTCCACTCGGAACGG GTAATGATTTGGCTCGGGTCCTGTGCTGGGGCTCTGGCTATACCGGCGGCGAAGATCCGCTGAATTTGCTGCGGGATGTGATCGAGGCCGAGGAGATACGGCTGGATCGCTGGACCGTTGTCTTCCATCCGGAGGACAAGCCCGAAGAGCCGGCCATGAAGGCGCCGTCCCAAACAACCGGTAAGAAGAAGAAGGCACACCAAGCACATCTATCGCAATCGCAATCGCAACAAACCAATCAGCATCATCAATTACCGGCTCTGACATCGAGTGATATATCAG GTGGCGCACAAAATGAGGACAACTCACAGATCTTTGTGATGAACAACTACTTTGGCATTGGAATCGATGCCGATCTGTGCCTGGACTTCCACAATGCTCGAGAGGAGAATCCGAATCAATTCAACTCGCGGCTCCGCAACAAGGGCTACTACGTCAAGATGGGTCTCCGAAAGATCGTCGGACGCAAAGCGGTCAAGGATCTGCACAAGGAGCTGCGCCTAGAGGTCGACGGCAAGGTCGTGGAACTGCCGCCAGTTGATGGCATCATCATTTTGAATATATTGAG CTGGGGCAGCGGCGCCAATCCCTGGGGTCCCGACAAGGATGATCAATTCTCCACCCCGAACCACTATGATGGAATGCTGGAGGTGGTCGGAGTCACTGGCGTTGTCCATTTGGGCCAGATCCAGTCGGGCATTCGCACGGCCATGCGCATAGCTCAG GGTGGCCATATTAAAATACACCTGAACACGGACATGCCCGTTCAGGTTGATGGCGAGCCCTGGATCCAGAGTCCCGGCGATGTTGTGGTCCTCAAGTCGGCTCTCAAG GCCACCATGCTGAAGAAAACGAAGAGTAAGCGCCGCCTCACGGAGCCGCATATCTCGCCAGCGGTCCTGAGTCTCTCTGTGGCACAGTCTCAGCAGGCGCAGGCacaacagcatcagcagcagcagcaattgcagcaacagcagcaacagcaactacTACaattgcaacagcaacagcagcagcagcagcaagcgcagcagcagcagctgcctgAGAACGGCGATAAGGAGGCGGCGGGGGCATCATCAATGGTGCTGCCCCCTAGCTTTGGCAGCACCTAG
- the LOC108156821 gene encoding diacylglycerol kinase theta isoform X2 → MADGGHSFVKKTFHKPTYCHHCSDLLWGLIQQGYICEVCNFIIHERCVTNVVTPCSGIAPCIIKNPVAHCWSEPTHHKRKFCTVCRKRLDETPAVHCLVCEYFAHIECQDFAVPDCTENATYVPGKELLNVKHQHHWREGNLPSTSKCAYCKKTCWSSECLTGYRCEWCGMTTHAGCRMYLPTECNFGILQPIYLPPHSVSIPRTEVPIEAIIGVQVKSKTTLVRDYSCPSPDLSAGSGPGSGTGSGTVPGVVCLRELLELHRQRLEQSKQHFLLSSPPTPTSCGSISLCHSPTPSLTVGETSTELEPDQDRPDDDQEEDEDEDYVATEADSALQLTTSTSNVLGPLQKSPSTNSSLHLLYTSIFRKLGPGRRRRKRGGGISQSEEDDEEDEDEVDGGVCDISGGDISDDYDHCDVSLRRRERAARRQPREVSETDYHGDVEMETAPRESCYETSDTGGELTNTDALDSSMNLISNLSYNSSNSNTSHASRTAHPPTVAVTGTAAAPANATATANSPNPKTGAALAAKPKPKTILSVSKHKHKVGGKGGSLSSPNSSDCSSASPSAPASGSLTHTLLQLSPVGRSKSFQEPGVSVSRYKKYGRGLFRRRSKRSPKNTAGGGVAGGGGGVKSNYSLDRLSQNIEITIQDEDGNYMPYDDNYHMLARRSGGHDATDVDDDVCFDDLYLDDRPGGQSDDLAAFAGDISDGGASSRSRASDASDGHVLGRLLRHVRGLSVGWRKPRYQKRRARSISEEFSSGDTPRFKDEESASKTESGHGPSSGGGGERGGASGSGGGGGGSSTAGGSAAPSGGGGGGGGSSGHYSRPDSAGHKSDAKSEAKMERDREKKEKEREEKDIEMIKVFDGNNSFRRQQYRVIIVQRTYTLEQLLTTALRAFHITRDPQAFYLTDMYAPAGMEDTPMLDPTPVLSLVHLEGKRPAIYVRFHDKEKGHVRVYPGKLQCALEDPYVSVPVDNNTVIKDLIRDALDKFGLQDNQIQDYRCSEVLLDRGVTERILSWNERPWDIMKQLGKDSIRQMELMRFYMQHKQDPHGPNIALFVGNLPTGLSQRNYEQILNKYVTDENKFISIGPIYYEYGSVVLTFEDAQKAVRAFYNLRETIIEDKKLLVLLLPNIEPSMVPSDVRPLLVFVNVKSGGCQGLELISSFRKLLNPYQVFDLDNGGPLPGLYVFRQITNYKILVCGGDGTIGWVLQCLDNVGQDSECSSPPCAIVPLGTGNDLARVLCWGSGYTGGEDPLNLLRDVIEAEEIRLDRWTVVFHPEDKPEEPAMKAPSQTTGGAQNEDNSQIFVMNNYFGIGIDADLCLDFHNAREENPNQFNSRLRNKGYYVKMGLRKIVGRKAVKDLHKELRLEVDGKVVELPPVDGIIILNILSWGSGANPWGPDKDDQFSTPNHYDGMLEVVGVTGVVHLGQIQSGIRTAMRIAQGGHIKIHLNTDMPVQVDGEPWIQSPGDVVVLKSALKATMLKKTKSKRRLTEPHISPAVLSLSVAQSQQAQAQQHQQQQQLQQQQQQQLLQLQQQQQQQQQAQQQQLPENGDKEAAGASSMVLPPSFGST, encoded by the exons ATGGCGGATGGTGGGCATTCATTCGTGAAGAAGACATTTCATAAGCCAACGTACTGTCATCACTGCTCGGATCTGCTCTGGGGCCTCATCCAGCAGGGCTACATATGCGAAG TTTGCAACTTTATCATACACGAACGATGTGTCACGAATGTGGTAACACCCTGTTCCGGCATTGCTCCATGCATTATAAAG AATCCCGTTGCCCATTGTTGGTCCGAGCCAACCCATCACAAGAGGAAATTCTGCACAGTTTGCCGTAAGCGATTGGATGAAACGCCAGCGGTGCATTGTCTAG TTTGCGAATATTTCGCGCATATTGAGTGCCAAGATTTTGCCGTGCCCGATTGCACAGAGAATGCCACCTATGTGCCCGGCAAGGAGCTGCTTAATGTGAAGCATCAA CACCACTGGCGAGAGGGCAATCTTCCATCAACGTCCAAATGCGCATACTGCAAGAAGACCTGTTGGTCATCGGAATGTCTCACTG GCTATCGCTGCGAGTGGTGTGGCATGACCACCCATGCCGGATGTCGCATGTACCTGCCAACCGAATGTAATTTTGGTATTCTACAACCTATCTACTTACCTCCGCATTCAGTCTCGATACCACGCACCGAGGTGCCCATCGAGGCGATCATCGGCGTCCAGGTCAAGTCGAAAACGACGCTCGTGCGTGACTATTCGTGTC CCAGTCCGGATCTCAGTGCTGGCTCGGGACCAGGTTCTGGAACGGGGTCTGGAACGGTGCCAGGTGTGGTTTGCCTCAGGGAGCTGCTCGAGCTTCATCGGCAGCGTCTTGAGCAATCGAAACAACATTTTCTCCTTTCATCACCGCCCACGCCCACATCCTGTGGCTCCATCTCGCTCTGCCACTCGCCCACACCCTCGCTGACAGTGGGAGAGACGAGCACCGAGCTGGAACCGGACCAGGACCGCCCCGACGACGATcaggaggaggatgaggaCGAAGACTACGTTGCAACGGAGGCGGACAGCGCCCTGCAGCTGACGACATCCACCTCGAACGTCCTGGGCCCGCTGCAAAAGTCGCCGTCGACCAACTCCTCGCTGCATCTGCTCTACACGAGCATCTTCCGGAAGCTGGGACCCGGCAGGAGGCGACGGAAGCGCGGCGGTGGTATTTCTCAAAGCGAGGAGGACGATGAGGAGGATGAAGACGAGGTGGATGGCGGTGTCTGTGATATAAGCGGTGGCGACATCAGCGACGACTACGATCACTGCGACGTGTCTCTGCGCCGGAGGGAAAGAGCCGCCCGCCGGCAGCCACGGGAAGTCAGCGAGACGGACTACCACGGCGATGTGGAGATGGAGACGGCGCCGCGGGAAAGCTGCTACGAGACCTCGGACACCGGGGGCGAGCTGACGAACACGGATGCGCTCGACTCCAGCATGAATCTGATCAGCAACCTTAGCTATAATAGTAGTAATAGTAACACCTCCCATGCCTCCAGAACTGCCCACCCACCTACAGTTGCTGTCACAGGCACCGCAGCTGCACCTGccaatgccactgccactgctaaTAGCCCAAATCCAAAGACTGGGGCCGCTCTGGCggccaagcccaagcccaagacCATACTCAGTGTCTCGAAGCACAAACACAAGGTGGGCGGAAAGGGCGGATCCCTGAGTTCGCCCAACTCCAGCGACTGCTCCTCGGCCTCGCCCTCAGCCCCGGCCAGCGGCTCCCTCACGCACACACTGCTCCAGCTCTCACCCGTGGGACGGAGCAAGTCCTTCCAGGAGCCAGGCGTCAGTGTGTCCCGCTACAAGAAGTACGGACGCGGTCTGTTCCGGCGGCGATCCAAGAGATCGCCCAAGAACACGGCTGGCGGTGGCGTGGCGGGTGGTGGCGGCGGTGTGAAGAGCAACTACAGCCTGGACAGGCTGTCGCAGAACATAGAGATCACCATCCAGGACGAGGATGGGAACTACATGCCGTATGACGACAACTACCACATGCTGGCGCGCCGCAGTGGTGGCCACGATGCTACTGATGTGGATGATGATGTATGCTTCGATGATCTCTACCTGGACGATCGGCCCGGCGGCCAGAGCGACGATCTGGCGGCCTTTGCCGGCGACATCAGCGATGGCGGTGCCAGCAGTCGATCGCGGGCCAGCGACGCCAGCGATGGCCATGTCCTGGGGCGACTCCTGCGGCACGTGCGTGGCCTCTCCGTCGGCTGGCGCAAGCCGCGCTACCAGAAGCGCAGAG CACGCAGTATATCCGAGGAGTTCAGCAGTGGCGATACGCCTCGCTTCAAGGATGAGGAGTCCGCCAGCAAGACCGAATCGGGCCATGGACCCAGCAGTGGAGGTGGAGGCGAAAGAGGaggtgccagtggcagtggaggCGGCGGAGGAGGCTCCAGCACTGCTGGTGGATCTGCGGCACCATcgggcggtggtggtggtggtggaggATCTTCCGGCCACTATAGTAGGCCCGATTCCGCCGGCCACAAGTCGGATGCCAAGTCAGAAGCCAAAATGGAAAGGGACCGCGAGAAGAAGGAAAAGGAGCGCGAGGAGAAGGATATAG AGATGATCAAGGTTTTCGATGGCAACAACTCATTCCGACGCCAACAGTACCGCGTGATCATCGTGCAGCGGACGTATACGCTGGAGCAGCTACTGACCACCGCGCTGCGGGCCTTCCACATCACTCGCGATCCGCAGGCCTTCTATCTGACCGATATGTATGCCCCCGCTGGCATGGAGGATACCCCGATGCTGGACCCAACACCAGTGCTGAGTCTTGTGCATTTGGAGGGCAAGCGACCGGCAATATACGTTCGGTTTCACGACAAGGAAAAGGGCCATGTGCGTGTGTATCCTGGGAAGCTGCAGTGTGCACTGGAGGATCCCTATGTCAGTGTTCCTGTAGATAATAACACAGTCATTAAGGATTTGATACGTGATGCGCTGGACAAGTTCGGGCTGCAGGATAACCAGATACAAGATTACAG ATGCTCGGAGGTGCTGCTCGATCGTGGCGTTACCGAACGCATCCTCTCGTGGAATGAGAGACCCTGGGATATTATGAAACAGCTGGGCAAGGACTCAATACGCCAAATGGAGCTGATGCGCTTCTACATGCAGCACAAGCAGGATCCCCATGGACCCAACATTGCCCTCTTCGTGGGCAATCTGCCCACAGGGCTCTCGCAGCGAAACTACGAGCAAATCCTCAACAAGTACGTCACCGATGAGAACAAGTTCATCAGCATTGGACCCATCTACTACGAGTATGGGTCTGTGGTCCTGACCTTTGAGGATGCCCAGAAGGCG GTTCGTGCCTTCTATAATCTCCGCGAGACGATCATCGAGGACAAGaagctgctggtgctgctcttGCCGAACATTGAGCCCAGCATGGTCCCCTCCGATGTGCGACCGCTGCTGGTTTTTGTCAACGTCAAGTCTGGTGGTTGCCAGGGCCTGGAGCTGATCTCGAGCTTCAGGAAGCTGCTGAATCCCTATCAGGTTTTCGATCTGGACAATGGAGGTCCTCTGCCAGG TTTGTATGTTTTTCGCCAAATAACCAACTACAAGATCCTGGTTTGTGGCGGTGACGGCACCATTGGATGGGTGCTGCAGTGTCTGGACAATGTTGGCCAGGACTCGGAATGCTCTAGCCCACCGTGCGCCATTGTTCCACTCGGAACGG GTAATGATTTGGCTCGGGTCCTGTGCTGGGGCTCTGGCTATACCGGCGGCGAAGATCCGCTGAATTTGCTGCGGGATGTGATCGAGGCCGAGGAGATACGGCTGGATCGCTGGACCGTTGTCTTCCATCCGGAGGACAAGCCCGAAGAGCCGGCCATGAAGGCGCCGTCCCAAACAACCG GTGGCGCACAAAATGAGGACAACTCACAGATCTTTGTGATGAACAACTACTTTGGCATTGGAATCGATGCCGATCTGTGCCTGGACTTCCACAATGCTCGAGAGGAGAATCCGAATCAATTCAACTCGCGGCTCCGCAACAAGGGCTACTACGTCAAGATGGGTCTCCGAAAGATCGTCGGACGCAAAGCGGTCAAGGATCTGCACAAGGAGCTGCGCCTAGAGGTCGACGGCAAGGTCGTGGAACTGCCGCCAGTTGATGGCATCATCATTTTGAATATATTGAG CTGGGGCAGCGGCGCCAATCCCTGGGGTCCCGACAAGGATGATCAATTCTCCACCCCGAACCACTATGATGGAATGCTGGAGGTGGTCGGAGTCACTGGCGTTGTCCATTTGGGCCAGATCCAGTCGGGCATTCGCACGGCCATGCGCATAGCTCAG GGTGGCCATATTAAAATACACCTGAACACGGACATGCCCGTTCAGGTTGATGGCGAGCCCTGGATCCAGAGTCCCGGCGATGTTGTGGTCCTCAAGTCGGCTCTCAAG GCCACCATGCTGAAGAAAACGAAGAGTAAGCGCCGCCTCACGGAGCCGCATATCTCGCCAGCGGTCCTGAGTCTCTCTGTGGCACAGTCTCAGCAGGCGCAGGCacaacagcatcagcagcagcagcaattgcagcaacagcagcaacagcaactacTACaattgcaacagcaacagcagcagcagcagcaagcgcagcagcagcagctgcctgAGAACGGCGATAAGGAGGCGGCGGGGGCATCATCAATGGTGCTGCCCCCTAGCTTTGGCAGCACCTAG